ccgcgaaccgaccccggataagaggaagaagatggatagatggatggatggatagttttagattttaatttccaattaaaatgtatttttttagccTGACTCTTTAGTTGACTATTTGCAGTGCACACATCTAGTTAATTTTATTTGGCAGTTGCTATTTTTTGGTTAATATGCAACAGattaatttccttttgttttgagttACCAGTTTCctttggagctgctgctggggtgtgttgtggaagaaatcaatttccaggcactgtttgatgaaatcactcaaactgTAATGATCATTATTTTGCCTTGTCATGTCTCTAATCATCTCTCATTCTGGTTCCCTGTGTCTCAGCCCTGATTATTATCTCCCATACCTAGTCTATGCCCTATTTATTCTCCTCCCATGCtttcctccagtgccagattatgaaagctcACAAGCAAGTAGTTCTCCAGCGTTTCCTGACTGTCTCCCAGTGCTTTGACCCTGCTCTCATTTCTTGGACCCCCCGTTTACGCCTTGCCCCTGCCGGAACCTTGTTGGACTACGGATATCTGGACACCGACCTCTGCCTGTTGTCTGGACCTGGACCTTTTGCCTGCTCCCTTGTTTCTGACGCACCCTCTCGGCCTACCGTGCATCGACCCTTGCCTATCTGACCATGAGTATTATGTTGCCCAGCTCTCCTACATGTTAGGAGCTTTAATCCTTGTCTCTGTCCTGGTTCTCTTCACGGACTTCATCCTCCAGTCGTCCAGCCTTATTATCCACAGTACTATCATCCAGGTTAGTGAATCCTCCTGCGACTCCTTCGACTTCTTCGACTTCCTGGATTCCGTGTTGAGCTCTGAactcccccctctctctccagAGTTGCCGCCTGGGTCCCAGTCCCTGAAAGTTTACTTTCGCCTGTTTTCCAATAGAGCGGTTCTAACCGCCCGCTCTTGTGTTGTGGCTGATTTTCCGGGTCTGAAAACTGGTTCTTctcacaaacagatttatttatatattgtgcacaaaatatagagagcatgaAAGActattaagaattaacatcagagtcccaggtccgaatgggaaagctctgaatcaaagctctggctcCCCAAGTCCACataggagcttttattaaagatattgaaatactggaccagaaggaggagttagggaaaagcaaggcagtctggttcccatgaggagaaaattcaacatcactcctataaacaagttcattctgtgagaaacCATGAcacttggaatagaagtcaaaacataatcaggacttatcaacaacatgtgttaccctataataaattctgccattacaggTGCCACAAAGAAGAGTCCCAGCTGCCTTTCATCTCCTTATATGGCATAATCTTCTCAGCGGGCCATACCATTAGTTTGTAAGGGAAGGGGAAATTTGTTTAtaacttgttttcttctgttttgggCAGCTAGTTCTGTTGTGGGCTGCTAGTTCTGTTGTagtagtatttgttttatttaaattattagtaTCTCTGACCAGtattaagtttttgtatgttagTTTGTTAGTAATTTACCCCTTGTGTGTCAGCAGTGGTTTCATCAGCCACTATTTAAGTTTCCCTCATGGTTTGTTTAGGAggtcagtttttgtgtttgagctctttgtgttgctgcctgGGTTGAGGTCTGTTGCGTTGACTTCTGTGTCGGGCCCAATTTAtaatttttaaccttttttatttttttgagtttttgtaataaactaataactttttttgtaatgaTTAAGTGTCTCTCTGGCTGGTCTGTGCAAATTCCTGACAGTCACAAACATATCAGATCAGGAATTTGttagtgtaatttatttaaacaacttaCACGTTTTTCCTCTGAGGTATAGCTTTAACAAAACCAATTCTCTACTTAAGTAAAGTAAATATGTTTACCCTGTCTATGAACTGTGTTCAATGAACAAAATTACCATGTTCTATTCTAAAAACGGAACATTGAAATCAGTGGCGGACGGTGCGTTTCATggttaggccttcagtgatgtccaactgagtcaataaatacctttcattatgccagcctggagagtagttagaaacacacttaagcactacttggcataagctatttcaaaaaaatctatcttttatttttagactgcCTTAAAGCTTCACTAGgaaatttttataaaaaaatgcatttactacagttgtgaaaaaaataggACACCCCATTAAATAGTCAGCTCTTTATTGAGAAATGTTCACATATCAATGTccaatcttgttttttgtttatttctggaaaagaaagttatttaattgcaattaaacaacaaaaaataacattgtttgACCCATGAAACAAAAGTTATGAAGAAAAATGCATATTATAATGGAAGAAAAAGTTAGGACACCCTACCCTCTAAGAACTAGTGTTGGCTCCTTTGGCTGAAATAATTTCTGTCCAAAGAACATTATTCCAGAAGTCCTGGTCATTGTCTGCATTCTCTCTGGCAAACTTCAGTTTGGCCTTAATATTTTTCTTAGAGAGCAAAGGTTCCTCATTGCACACCTCCCATGAAAATTAAGCTTGTGTAGTCTCTTTCTGATAGTTGAGTCATGCACTTTCATATCAACAGTAGCAAGAGCCTGCTGTAGGTCCTGTGATGAAATTTTACGATTTTTCATGACTTCTTTTAGCAGTTTACGGTCTGCTCTGGGGGTGAACTTGCTTGGATGGCCAGACCTGGGCATGGTCACAGTTGTTTTATATGTCCTCCGCTTGTAAACAATTTTCCAGATGATGGAATGGCTGATGTCAAATTCTTTTGAGATCTTATTACATCCCTTACCAGACTCATAAGCAGCCACAATCTTCTTTCTAAAGGTCTTGGGCAGCTCTTTGGATCTCACCATAGTGCTCACTCTTACTTCAGCAGTCAGGGACATACCAAACTAAATTTCTGAGGTTTAAATAGGCCAAGCGTCATTCAAAATGCTGTGTAACGATGTTCTGGTCATGTGCACCTGATGCAATACACCTGTGTGTGATCTTAACAATTTTAAGTGGGTCAATATATAGGGGTGTCCTAATTTATTCCTCACTAGAAATtgcattctttttaaattacattttacagaaagttgtaaaaaggcttttcttaatttttaattgTTGAGTCATATTACTTGGATCTCTCAGTACTGTTAAAATTGATATTAAATATCCACGtccaaatatgttaaaaaatatacagGTTTTCATAGGGTGTCCTAATTTTTTCACATGACTGTATGCCCAGACAGTAGAATATGAAACAgataatctgtgaaaaaaaaataaaaatcaagctCCTCTGGTTCCTCCCAGTGGTCTTACTGCCATTTGCAGAAATACGCTACCGGTCAGAAACAACCAATTAGAGCCAGGAGAAGTGTCTAAGCAGTGTGAAACAGGCTTGTGTATGTGCTGCTTACACCCTTCCCCCACACAGCGTGTACTGTCGTTCAAGCTCAAGATTGCTGGTGTGCTGCAGTTGTGCTAATGGCGGAGAAGCAACCTAACATTACAGGAAAACTGCCAATTTCTCGAGTGGCACatgctcagaaaacaaacacaggtaaacAGATGACCCATGATGCAAAGCAtgcgaaaaagaaaaaaaaattagacagAGCCTGAGCTGTTTATCCACTGTCAACGGTGGCCTTGCTTACTAGCCTGTGCGTTCATGACAGGCTCCTCTGTAGAGGGAGGGCTGTAGTGTAGCAGAGAGCAAGGGGGAGGGATTTGTAAGGTGGGCTTGTTAAAATTTTCAGGCTAAGTCCACGATTTTCTGAGAACTccctactgcagctttaaatatttatagattttttttcttttcttatgtTTAATCATAGCATGAAATACACATTAGAATTCCCACTTGaacattttatagttttccATTGTGAGATTTACACATTTAAGATTTAAAGGGTCATGTTTTCCTATTTATCTTACTATTTCTTCATCTATCCATTGAAGATGAGTGGACCAACATTCCACAGGCCATAATCAACAACCTGACAAACTATTTGCATAGGAGATGTGTTGCCCTTTGTGAGGCAAATGGTGGTCACACCAGATACTGACTGATTTTCTGACCGCCCTAATAAAGTAAAggtaaactgcacattttagagtggccttttattgtggtcggcctaaggcacacctgtgcagcaattatcatgctgtctaatcagcatcttgatatgccacacctgtgaggtggatggattatctctgCAAAgcagaagtgctcactaacacagactTAAACAAACCTGTGAACAATATTTAAGAGAAAAAGGTCTATTGTGTACATAGGAAAAGttttagatctttgagttcagttCATGaaacaggattaaaaaaaggttttgcatttatatttttgttcagtatagataaaataaattgcagatatttataagtaaaaaaatttattgtaattttacaGTAATGACGGAATGATTACATTTGTCTTACTAACATCATTAACAAAATCCCAGACTCTGCTAAAAGATAGGTGGGAGTGACACCTGTGTCCTAATAAGCAGTAGTTTTAATCACAATGTTTAGGTGTAACTCAAtagaacatttttataaactacatttgcaataaattaaaaacatatattttatataattagTGTAAAAACCACTGGGCTATTTTGacaaattttcatttctttcttcctttttcaaatttagattcattaaaacaaataggaaagagtttagaaacaaaatgcttttcaaaattttcttcttttttttatcattattcaaccattaaaaatacttaaataaaacatttttatatatcatAGGAACTTGGAAGTGTTATAAAAGGCTGTCtggcattttcttttgttgaaaTCCTAAATGTAGCAGAGACATCAAATTTTCAGATAAATCTTTGTCTTTGCTTGAGAGGGACATACTTGTTTAAGAGCTCACATCCTAAACTGCAGCTGTTGATAAAGGTCTGTACAGTCTTTAACTCACAGAAATGATCTCATATTTCCAAAGCATATGATAAATAAGCTATTGAATCTTGTGTTATAACAATACAATAACataacaaaacatcacaaaacaaaacaattaaatacataaaattaatGCATTTcttgtaaaacataaaatttgagATACAATTTATATGTTAATTTCAGCATTGTTTAGGTGAGTGAATAGTTTCTACAGTATGTTGACATCACAGGAGCCAGGCTGCAGTATCTGCAGAGTCACAATGAGTTTAACAGCTTTTCTAAACCAGGGATAAAACAGGGCATAGATCACAGGGTTTAAACAggaattaaaataataaagaaaaaacaaaaaggatgcaTATGATGTACTGGTTAAATTAACCTCAACAAGAGAATAACAGTAATATGGGCAGTAACACATTAGATATACAACAATAAGAACACCAAGAGTTCTGGCTGCTTTCAActcagatttctttgtttttaggttaaCTGAATGCTGAAGTGTGACAGCTGTAACATGAGAGCGCATGGCACGAGCCTGAGACACAGCCACCACAAATACTCTCATATACAGAACAACGATGACTGTGACTGGTATAATGAAGTTCAAAATAAGGTCAATAGTACCAGTAATATAGTTTATGAAAACTACACATTCCCCCAAGCAGGAATTATTCCTGCCTGGTCGAATCAGCTCATCTTTCATAAAGAAAATGCTATAGAAACCATACCAGAGCCATGACAGACAAACCCAACGTTTCACTCTTCCTCTGGAGATTCTGGTGGGATAATGCAGGGGGTCACAAATAGCAACATAGCGGTCAAATGAtatgagaaaaatgtttccaaCCGAAGCTGAAGGGATGTGCCAGCTCAGATAACAAAAGGCAGCACACATAATATCCCCAAGAAACCAgcaggttgtgtttttaaagatttctaatGGCATCAGCAGGAGACCAACAAGAAAGTCTGAGACAGccagagacaggaggaggatgTTAGTGGAGGTGTGGAGCTGcctggacaaaaacagaaaaaagaaaaacattgatttGAACATTAATTCTATCATCATATCAGTGTTCAAGATTCAATGCCAGCATGTAAATATCTAGtcaaatttgtaattttttcaaTGCATGCTGCCCTGAAAATTTAATATTTGCCTGAAGTGTGAAACTGAGATGATAATAAGCAGGTTTAAAGTTGCAGTGATCAAAGAGATGAAGGACTGCATTATGTTCCAGAGCACAACTTCAGACCAGTGAAGATTCGGCTTCCTGCAGGAGCTGTTGAGGAGATGTGGAAAACAGAGTTCTTCTCTGCCATTGATTTCCATCATCAGACAGTTGCACCTCCCTGACCAGATCTtgaatctaatttattttttccccacaacCCTCCATCTCTTCCTTTGAGTCTCTATGGATTACTGTTGACACTccaggcttttctttttcttctctcaggtttcttagtttcttttttatactCTGGTTATTCTAAAGTTTGTCAAATATAAATTGTAGAAATAAATGttgtcaaatgttttgaaactaagaaattggacatatttaaacaatcaaataaataaagcaaaaacaaaaagtttattactgTGAAACATCCCCTCATCTTTTAACAACACTTTGTAAAAGTTTAAGAACTGAAGAGATCagttgctggagtttttggaggataatgttgtctgatgtaggatttgAGCTGCTCAGCAGTCCTGAGTCATGTTTGTCACGGTCCAGTTATGGTCAACTTAACTACATAACATGATCTGGCTGGAAGAATTGACTCTGCCACAGCTCATCGCCCAGACCCCAGTTGTTAAAACTATTCAAAACAGctcatatttttaacatttttttacctgtttttattctctctgctcctagtggaaggcggacgtgtttcttttctctccgtctctctgtctccccagattttatgtaaacaagatgctctgcccccccTCCCGCCTAAGGACATTCGTGGATCTGCtatgggctggctgataaacattccatcacattatcaaagacaatggcctctgtgacgtaattcatggacttatctgcaaacacacagacacacacacacacacatacaacatgcaccacaCTGTCTCTACACACATATACTCATTTTCCACCCTCTCTGCCTCATCTTTCTTActccactccctccctcccctcccttagttagtaattctaaTGTTGGCTGTGTAGGGGACATTTTTAGCTTTcctttacatttagtttagttcctgTTCATTTAgttaagtttagtttatcttagctcatattttagatattgttagattcctaatttgTCATAAGGCCAAGGGtttttgtccagagagcgaaatcAAAACCACACACGAAGACGCGGATAAAGGTAAGtgcgtttatttacaggtgcgaCTATGTACAGCGATCGTTTCCagaaggagtctgcaagagaaggagaaccgggtgagtctcgggtacagttCTGATTTCCAAGGTGGTTGCGAAGGttacaatgtctctttgtttgcttacaggtcctagcGGGAGATTGCGGTGTCGAGGAGGttccagtggtttccaaagagGAGCCAGGTAGCAGCGAAGTAAGTATCCGTGAGTATCCAGGTAAGTGGTTCTTCCGACCCGTAGTTGTGGCGTGGAAAAACCTGAATAGTAGGCACAAACGGAGAACATGAGAAACTTAAGAGCATCAGTTAGGTTAGACACtgtggcggagaatctaacccagaaggtttgatgctccagcgaaaatctgatcccagcctgctgcttaagtaccagctgatctcatcagtggaaactggaacacccgtggaggaatgattagtggcactgcccagaaggcggagccaaccccagatcctcacataaTTGTTCTTtggttcagctttaactttattgtGATTTTGGTTTAGTTATCTTaataattcttatgttggctgttagcgggccttttggtactagtcatgttgtacccttagcttagcattgtcatgtttcatcttatgttagcttatttagccttcctatacatttagtttagtcAATTTTATCTTAGCTCTGTCATAAAGTGGGGtaaaggaggtgaacccagtatgcagactcatgatgaaaaaaataaactaatttatttagggaacgaaaacaaagagctgacggggcagcaaaacataaactgaatacaaaaacactaactTAAACACTCATAAACAGACCTGAGACGAGACGAAAACCAAGCAGAGCATGGGGGGCGACGAGGCACAAACAACCAGAAGGACAGCACATCGGGGAGGCAAGGatacaacaatgaaccagcagagaggtagagaatgtgaccgggttttaaacacagagggtaaCAAGGTAACTGAGCGCAGGTGAGCGATGACAATGGCaggcaggcaggtggagatgggcgtggcaggataATGAGAGATAGACtaaggagaagtgaatgatggctgaggcacagggaacaaagacacaaggaagaagataactgaataaaataagcaattaactcaaactgaaacatgaagacaaactgaatacaaaaacccagatcctaacaagctcatattttgactgtcttaggctaattgttgtttagttcagctttaacttttatttagattattttagctactatttgactgttttagctcatgtttagatatgtttagtttcatggtttcatttagattatcctttatttcatttagattatgcatgattgatctgtatttgattctgatgtttctatgatgtttgctgtatctctgtatttgattatatatgtttaactatgtacctgctgtatttgattctgttcttGTTTCTGATGTAAAGTGCTTTAgattgccttgctgctgaaaagtgctatataaataaatttcacttcacttcacttaactGTGCGCTGACTCCTGCGGATTGCCTTTGCAGTGCGGACACCATAGCCTGTGAATACAACATTGCCTTTAGGATCATATGCATAAGTGGGAGAggtcatttattaaaatgttactgCTGAAATGCACAAAGTGGCGCAGTTCATTGCTCACCTAATGGTAATGGTGCCATGTATTgtccaaaacagttttttaaggTGAATTTAGTCACTGGCATTAGTTGGTTTACTGCCAATCACATGCATATGGTGCATAGAAAATGTTGAGCCACAATTCTCGCAGCACCTATGTTTCTTGACGGCAACATGAGTGACACAAGTCTCCTTCCATCCTTGTTAGACTGTCAGTCATGATTCCACGCTCCTCTGAGCTGAAACCATGCCCCTGTGgaaatgtttatcaccattttatatttagccaccattttaaaagttttaacaaggagttgtttagtttatctggaaagagagagatagttGGTGAacaccctggaatgtgagcaacggATGTGCCAGaaaggaagggggaaggagagacCTTTGACTTCTAGATAAGGAAGGCAGTGACCCACCatctggaggagggggagactGAAGCataaaaaccagagaacatcctttgtttcctcagacaatcctggggtgatggcttgactagtttcAAGATGATCTgtctcattcccattgattgtctcccagatgcatctggttttattattgtatgaatgttgactaagggtgtttgaataaatgtgttaaactttaaggtaacgtctccaggtctttcccaacaaccaactcgaGGAGAGAAAGGTAGTATATATCTCGACACCCCCTACGCAAAATCAAGGTCAAAAGtctgcaactgaaaaaaaactgatctgaaagtaaaaaattagACCTGAAATTGGAGAAAAAatttgaagctgaaacaaaataagtttgatcctaaaaacataaaaattgaattggaaaaaaaaggcctcaaatatcaaaatatggaaacgtgtaaaataaaaataataatttattcaaaatatttccagaattaaatcaatattttatttaaactgaaaaaaattggCACactattttttagtttgaatatcATTGAATCAGTCAATCaagtaactttatttttatagcacattttaaaaaccacaggggtaaccaaagtgctgtacaatagataaaaacagtaagaaggacagaaaaaaattaaaataaggtgTTTTAAGGTGCCAAGCAAGACAAGaatcacggtgtgttaaaagccaaagaataaaagtgtgtttttaaaagagatttaaaaacaggaagagaggaggcctgtctgacactcgAGGGTAAgttgttccagagcttgggagcagcaacagcaaatgctctgtcacctcgaagcttcagcctagtttttgggactgtcagcagtaactgatcagctgatcttagggatcggggcgggcaggaaggctgaagcagctcagatagatatggtggggccagttgtttaagcatttaaaaacaaataacaggagcttaaaattaattctgtagtgcacagggagccaatgaagggagGCCAAGATGGGATTAATGTGCTCACGCCTATGGGCCCAAGTTaacaaacaagcagcagagttctgCACAAGCTGCAGACGGGCAAGAGAGGTCTGGCTAATGCCTACATACAGTGCATTACAATAATCAAGacgagctgtaataaaagcGTGGATTAATTTCTCAAGGTCAGATCTTGTTAGGATTGACgaagctgataaaaacttttctaaCAACACTGCTGATGTCAGGCTGGATGGAAACAgaagcgaacccagagtgcagactcattcttcaaaaacaaaactaatttattaaataaagaaaataaataaaaacaaactgctgacgtggcagcaaactaaacttaacaaaaatccaaagcagaaaacaaaccaaactgaaataataactcaaaactcaaatcctcacaCCTGAtctatttttcaaatttaaatcagaGTCAAACTTCACCCCCAGATTGGTGACACAGTCCTTGAGATAAAATGACAGTGAGCCAAGATCTACACTGGGAGAAGGAACAGCAACTTGGTCTAAACAACATAACTTCTGTCTTGTTCTCATTTAGACTAAGGAAATTAAGAGAAAACCATGCTTTAATATCATTAAGACAGTGTGTAAGTTGCTGGACTGTATTATTTTGTGACAAGGGAAAATGGATCTGGCAATTATCAGCATAGCAGTGGAACGAAATGCCatgtttcctaaaaacaaaGCCAAGGGGGAAAAGGtagagagcaaataaaagagggCCAAGGATTGAGCCCTGGGGAACCCCATATGGAACAGGAGCTGTGGAAGACACAAAATTGgtcatttttacacagaaactcctACTTAGTTAGGTAGGACCGGAACTTATTGAGGGTGACACCCTTAATGCCCACACAGTGCTCAAGACAAGATATTAAGATATTGTGATCGACAGTGTCAAATGCAGCAGACAAATCTAATagcactaaaacaacaaactttccaGAGTCTCTTGACAAGAATATAGCATTAGAAACCCTCAGAA
This genomic stretch from Kryptolebias marmoratus isolate JLee-2015 linkage group LG6, ASM164957v2, whole genome shotgun sequence harbors:
- the LOC108247872 gene encoding trace amine-associated receptor 13c-like; this translates as MMEINGREELCFPHLLNSSCRKPNLHWSEVVLWNIMQSFISLITATLNLLIIISVSHFRQLHTSTNILLLSLAVSDFLVGLLLMPLEIFKNTTCWFLGDIMCAAFCYLSWHIPSASVGNIFLISFDRYVAICDPLHYPTRISRGRVKRWVCLSWLWYGFYSIFFMKDELIRPGRNNSCLGECVVFINYITGTIDLILNFIIPVTVIVVLYMRVFVVAVSQARAMRSHVTAVTLQHSVNLKTKKSELKAARTLGVLIVVYLMCYCPYYCYSLVEVNLTSTSYASFLFFLYYFNSCLNPVIYALFYPWFRKAVKLIVTLQILQPGSCDVNIL